TAACCTAACACGTGGTGATAATACTTGGGCTTGTTGCCGTGGACGCGAATGACGCGGCATTTCTCGACCACCTCATCATCATTGGTGACAATCATTCCCCCGTCACCATAAGCCCCTAAATTCTTGGTCGGGAAGAAACTGTACGTTGCAACCGTCCCCAGTTCCCCGACCGTTTTCCCTTTATACTTGGCGCCAATCGCCTGAGCGGCATCTTCAATAATCGCCAAGCGATATTGCCGGGCAATCTCAACAATCGGATCCATATCTGCCATTTGCCCATATGAGTGAAACGGAATGATTGCCTTCGTTCTCGGCGTAATGGCCGCTTCGATGTTCGATAGATCTATGTTAAATGTTACTGGATCGATGTCGACAAAAACAGGCTTCGCCTCCGTACGCGCGATAGATCCGGCAGTGACAAAAAACGTAAAAGGCGTCGTGATCACTTTATCCCCTTCCCCTACGCCTACCGCTTGAAGAGCGATGTGGATCGCATCGCTTCCGTTCCCTACACCAATGCGGTGCTTGACACGGCTGTATTTGACGATATCCGATTCCAACTTTTTAACGTTCTCTCCCAAGATAAAACGGGACGAGGACATGATCTTCATCTAACTTTTGCATGATTTTGTCTTTCATGGATTGATATTGTTCTGAGAGGTCTAGCATTTCGATTTTCATTGTTATTCTACTCCTGCTCATTTTTCTTTGTCTGTAACTTTAAGATGAAAATAAAGTACAGTATGTAATAACAAAACTCATATAAACTGTAAAAGATCAAAAAATAGATGACATCTATATTCAAGCTTAAGAAAAGCAAGAACACCGTAAAAACAAATCGAAAAAATTGCAAATAAAAAAGTCTTCTAACTGCTCCAACAGCTAAAAAGGCAACACTTAAAGGTGAAACAACAAACTTTATTGCATATGAAAATACTAGAATTCGTGCAAATTCTCCAGCAACAGACCATTTCTCTCCAAAAACAAAAGAAAATAATTGTGGTCCAAAAAATAATAAAATTAGCAAAGGAAAAATAGAAATCAGCGATAAATATTTTGCTGTATTTAAGATAATTGGTCTTAATGGTTTACATTGATTGTATGCCTCCGAAATTTTTTGAAAGAATACCTGTGATACCGAAGTTGATATGACAGACAAGGGCATACTTATTGTCCGGGTCGTTAGATTGTAATAACCTAAATCTACACTTGAGTAGGTTTTACTTACACATAAAGCAGGCAATTGTAAAGACATTGTATCTAGAAAAGCACTTGCCATATTAAACTGAGGATACTCTTTGTATGTTAAAGCCTGTTCCTTTATTTTTGATAAGGAAGCATGCTCTTTCAGTTCCTTAATTATCTCTCTATCTCTAACAAAATTGTAAATAAGATAAATTACAGAAGCAACTGCACCCAATAAATGACCAAAGATTAAACCGAATTCGTTCTTATAAATTATTCCTATCGCTATATTAGGAATTATATTCCCAAATGTTTGTATAATCCTACTTTTTGACAAAACACCGAATCGCTTTTCCCTATTAAACCAGTAATTAAAAGTTTGCGTAACACCTATTAAAAAGGTAGCAAAAGGAATCAAATAAAGCCAAATTCCTATACTTTTGTTGTCTAGTAAATCAAGTATATCCCTATGAAAAAGAATCACAATGATGAACATTAAAAAGCTAGTAACAAAAGAAGCAATTAGGGAAAGAGTAAATATATTTAGAGCATCTCCTCT
Above is a window of Geobacillus thermoleovorans DNA encoding:
- a CDS encoding oligosaccharide flippase family protein, encoding MAIVQILYKIKGLTKQEFLRNVLTLMTGITIAQLLPILVSPILTRIYNPVDFGVYALYISIISIVSVAVTLRYEFAIVTPQKRGDALNIFTLSLIASFVTSFLMFIIVILFHRDILDLLDNKSIGIWLYLIPFATFLIGVTQTFNYWFNREKRFGVLSKSRIIQTFGNIIPNIAIGIIYKNEFGLIFGHLLGAVASVIYLIYNFVRDREIIKELKEHASLSKIKEQALTYKEYPQFNMASAFLDTMSLQLPALCVSKTYSSVDLGYYNLTTRTISMPLSVISTSVSQVFFQKISEAYNQCKPLRPIILNTAKYLSLISIFPLLILLFFGPQLFSFVFGEKWSVAGEFARILVFSYAIKFVVSPLSVAFLAVGAVRRLFYLQFFRFVFTVFLLFLSLNIDVIYFLIFYSLYEFCYYILYFIFILKLQTKKNEQE